CTGGAAGTTCAAGGAGTCGACGAGGGAAACCTGCGCAGGTATCAGTGGTTTATGGACGGTACAAAGTTCGTACGCCTAACTCTGGAAAACTGACAAAAATCTTTTTGCTTCCGCTCATCATGCCGCTTGACTACGAATTTTTTACAAATTACAGATTCAGGAGTATTCATCTCCGATTTTTCCTCTTCCCACTTCCTCTTAATCCATGAAAACGCCAACACGCGCTTTTCTTTTCGCTGTCACATTGTTTCTCGCAAATACTTCCCGTGGGGTGCAGGACAAATTCTTTCCGTATCGCTGAAACCCTTTATTTTGGGCTTGAAAGTGTCTAGCTACTCGTCATTTTCATGTCCCATGAATGATTACGAAACAAAACGGCGGGAAATTCTTGAGGAAATGGGCACTATCAAGCAGATGGAACACGGACGCTTGAGCGAGGAGTATCGGGAGCGGGAAGTCGATGGGAGGATTCATCGAACGGGCCCTTATTATAAACATCAGGTCTGGCGGGATGGGAAAAATGTAACCACTCGTGTGAAAGTCGATCAGGTGGCTTCTCTGAGAGAAGGCATTGAGGGGATGGATCGTTTTAAGCAACTGTCGAACGATTTTGTCGCAACCACCGTGGCGATGACCCATTCGCCAGGCGAAGAGATGCCGGGTAAAAAAAACGACAGATAGTTCTTGAGGAATGTCTGCGCGAAACCGAAGTTTTTTTGAAACTGGTTGAGCAGCACTTGTGCTGCGAAGGGTTGGGCAACCTGGAGTGGATTGAGGTGGGGCTGAGGAGCGCTTTGCATGCGGATGCCACAAGGATGCTGGAGGGGTTGCTCAATGATCCGCAATTAAAGGTAGCCGGGGATGAAAAGCGTCCCGGAGAAAAACGCATGGGCGCACAAAGCAAAGAAGTGCAGTGCTTGTTCGGGAAGTTGCGACTATGCCGCAATTACTATTACGATGCCCCAAGTGGCAGGGGGCGTTACCCGTTGGACGAAGTGCTCGGCTTGCACAACGGCTATACGCCGGGCGTGGCGCGGCTGATCTGCCGAGCTGCGGGAAGGGATTCCTACGGGGCGGGCAGTGGGGATCTCAAAGCGTATGCCGGGCTGGAAGTGAGCGCACGTCAGCTCAACCGAATGGTCGAGCGGATTGGTCCTCAGATGCGCGCCGAGTTGGAGGCACAAGGTGTTGAGGCCGGGACTAAGGCGGTGCCTCGTCTTTACGTCAGTTGCGACGGCACGGGTGTGCCAATGCGAAGAGAGGAATTGGAGGGCGTGGCCGGTAAGCAGCCCGACGGCACGGCCAAAACCAAGGAAGTGAAAACCGGGTGTGTCTTTACCCAGCATCCAGTCGATGGCGAGGAACCCTTCCGCGATTGTGACTCGACCTCTTATGTCGCTACGCTACGTCGCTGTGGAGAGTTTGGAACGCTTCTGCGCAAAGAAGCCTTTCGTCGCGGGATGGGACGTGCCGAGGAAATCGTCTTCATCGCCGATGGGGCGGTGTGGATATGGGAAGTGGTCCGCATCAACTTCCCGGGCGCGGTGGAAATCCTCGATTATTACCATGCCCGCGAATACCTCACCGAAATCGTTGAAATACTTTTCGGCAAAAAAAGCGAACAAGGCGCGCGACAACTCGAACGGTGGAAGGACATGTTTTTCGAAGACGAAATTGAACAAGTTATCTGGCAGGCGCGGGTTCTCTCTGCGGCAATGACTGGGGATGCAAAACTGGTGAACGCTAAAATCAATTACTTCGAAAACAACAAGCACCGTATGAAATACGGAACCTATCGCCAAAAAGGTTACTTCTATGGTTCCGGTGTCATTGAAGCCGGATGCAAAAGCGTTATCGGAAAGCGAGCCAAGCAATCCGGAATGTTCTGGTCCTCGCCGGGCGTGGAAAACGTTCTAGCCATCCGCACCGCCCTGCACAGTAACCGCTTCGATTCCTACTGGGACCAGAAAAACGCCGCATGAGGCATCTAAGGAAAAAATTTGTCCTGCACCCTCCGGAGTCGTGTTTTCGAGGACACCTTGCGCATCTCCACAGATAAAGTACCAAAACCACGGGCTATTGAATCTGGCATCTTTTACCCGACTCAGTATGGACTCGGGAGCTTCGCCAGACAGGTAGTCGGCTGACAATTCGTCCATCCTGATCCCACTTCTTAGTTCTTCGCTGTCTCCAAATACCATGGAGAAGGCGTTGGCCCGTTGTTTCAGGTAGTAACTGGCTTTCTCCCAGTTGTGCATCCTTATATTGATCAGCGCGAGGCTGCGGAAGGTTTGTGCCTGGATCGGGTCCTTGCGCAGCGTGGCTTCCGCGTAGTGTTCCGCTTCCAAATAACGTCCCTGGTCCTCATAACGATTGCTGAGGGTGTAGTTGGCATCCACAAAATCGGGATCGATAGCCAATACATCCAAGAGCCGTTTGATGGCTGCTTGGGGATCGTCTTGTTCCGCTAATAAAAATTGGGATTGGGCAAAGAGGACTTCAGGGGTGTCTGGCAGCAAACGCTCCGCCTCCCGCATGGCCTTGTGAGCGAATGCTAGCCTTTCTTCCTTGGTGTCGAAGGTGGGGTCTCCTCTTATAAAGTTAGGGCCTCCCAAAGCCAGGCTTTCAACCGCCAACAAGTACCAGGCCAAGCCAAAATCGGGATCCAGCTCCACCGCTTTCTCAAGCAGGCCCACTCGCTGAGGTCTAGCGCCTCGTCCGCGAGTATTTCGCAGTTGCCGGGC
The sequence above is a segment of the Verrucomicrobiota bacterium genome. Coding sequences within it:
- a CDS encoding ISKra4 family transposase — its product is MKLVEQHLCCEGLGNLEWIEVGLRSALHADATRMLEGLLNDPQLKVAGDEKRPGEKRMGAQSKEVQCLFGKLRLCRNYYYDAPSGRGRYPLDEVLGLHNGYTPGVARLICRAAGRDSYGAGSGDLKAYAGLEVSARQLNRMVERIGPQMRAELEAQGVEAGTKAVPRLYVSCDGTGVPMRREELEGVAGKQPDGTAKTKEVKTGCVFTQHPVDGEEPFRDCDSTSYVATLRRCGEFGTLLRKEAFRRGMGRAEEIVFIADGAVWIWEVVRINFPGAVEILDYYHAREYLTEIVEILFGKKSEQGARQLERWKDMFFEDEIEQVIWQARVLSAAMTGDAKLVNAKINYFENNKHRMKYGTYRQKGYFYGSGVIEAGCKSVIGKRAKQSGMFWSSPGVENVLAIRTALHSNRFDSYWDQKNAA